A region of Thermovibrio ammonificans HB-1 DNA encodes the following proteins:
- a CDS encoding chemotaxis protein, which translates to MAKKRELLPKILETGANELEIIDFRMYEILDDGSTYEWILGVNVAKVKEVIFRPKDIIKAPGLPPEAEGMAKIRGQMVPIINLAKWMKIKEPPKAGKYVIVMEFLREIIGVIVHEAKRIRRIKWADIKRPPKSVDEKLGGKVVGVVEIEDNKLLLLLDFEGILDELGMIKIFGIEETTEVEGIQKKGRFKILILDDSPVARKIIRRILEADGHTVFEAQNGIEALQILHKWLEEAKATGKDITDYVQLIISDIEMPGMDGLTFTRKVKEDPELSKIPIIINTSLSDRANVDKSRFVGADAHLVKFDAPDLIKLVHQYAITK; encoded by the coding sequence ATGGCTAAGAAGAGAGAGCTTCTACCCAAAATCCTCGAAACCGGCGCCAACGAGCTGGAGATAATAGACTTCAGGATGTACGAGATACTGGACGACGGCTCTACCTACGAGTGGATACTGGGTGTTAACGTCGCCAAGGTTAAGGAGGTTATCTTCCGGCCCAAGGACATCATAAAGGCGCCGGGGCTCCCCCCCGAAGCAGAAGGTATGGCCAAAATCAGGGGGCAGATGGTTCCCATAATCAACCTGGCCAAGTGGATGAAGATTAAAGAGCCCCCGAAGGCTGGGAAGTACGTAATCGTTATGGAGTTCCTCAGGGAGATAATCGGCGTAATCGTCCACGAGGCCAAGAGGATAAGGCGTATAAAGTGGGCAGACATTAAAAGGCCCCCAAAGAGCGTAGACGAGAAGCTGGGCGGAAAAGTTGTAGGGGTTGTGGAGATAGAGGACAACAAGCTACTGCTGCTCCTTGACTTCGAGGGAATCCTCGACGAGCTGGGAATGATTAAGATATTCGGCATAGAGGAGACAACCGAGGTAGAGGGCATCCAGAAGAAGGGCAGGTTCAAAATCCTCATACTGGACGATAGCCCCGTTGCCCGGAAGATTATCAGGCGCATACTCGAGGCAGACGGCCACACCGTATTCGAGGCCCAAAACGGCATAGAGGCCCTACAGATACTCCACAAGTGGTTGGAGGAGGCAAAGGCCACCGGAAAGGACATTACCGACTACGTTCAGCTGATAATCTCCGACATAGAGATGCCCGGCATGGACGGCCTAACGTTCACCAGGAAGGTGAAGGAAGACCCCGAGCTCAGCAAGATACCGATAATCATCAACACGTCGCTTAGCGACAGGGCCAACGTGGATAAGAGTAGGTTTGTAGGGGCAGACGCACATCTTGTAAAATTTGATGCCCCAGACCTGATAAAGCTGGTTCACCAATACGCAATCACAAAGTAG
- the ftsA gene encoding cell division protein FtsA, with the protein MLEQKVLTVDLGTSTVRAGLAVLKSGEIKQLTVKQTPSRGINSGTIVNATSAKETLTSAINKVKLESPATVPNEAYVVVPGSYTLGFQVESKITLPTLKTITYNDVNAVKNKAKDELLRRLGSPVKTKYEILHIIPQEFKVDNVDGIQNPIGHSGRELTIRAFVILAAKNYMKTVEDLFKEAGLRLKGGVLQVLASYYSIKGEDSYFNNNLLIHIGAGNTEVLYFREDKPVLLKHVPFGGEDIIKFIIQKLKVSRQEAERLYREYGYAYAFAVNQEETIDINYGKKVRKAPKVLIAALIHLKLKELFKDIISDLNEKDPSFIENLNRVYLTGGLTNLKEITTLTEKVFKAPAEVAKPKGTDDPTLAPIVGVVNYVRSLNNSERIEDVKEDLIKEPGGSGSIFQIIRRFILDLI; encoded by the coding sequence ATGCTTGAACAGAAAGTCTTAACCGTAGACCTGGGGACGAGCACCGTCAGAGCCGGCCTCGCCGTGTTAAAGTCGGGCGAGATAAAACAGCTCACGGTCAAACAGACCCCCTCAAGGGGAATAAACAGCGGAACGATTGTAAACGCCACATCGGCAAAGGAAACTCTGACCTCGGCGATAAACAAGGTTAAACTGGAGTCTCCGGCCACGGTTCCGAACGAAGCCTACGTTGTAGTGCCGGGGAGCTACACTCTGGGATTTCAGGTGGAGTCGAAGATAACACTGCCTACCCTCAAAACCATAACCTACAACGACGTTAACGCAGTTAAAAACAAGGCGAAAGACGAGCTCCTGAGAAGGCTGGGCAGCCCGGTAAAAACTAAGTACGAGATACTACACATAATCCCCCAGGAGTTTAAGGTAGACAACGTAGACGGCATCCAGAACCCGATAGGCCACAGCGGAAGGGAGCTCACAATAAGGGCCTTTGTGATACTTGCGGCCAAGAACTACATGAAAACCGTTGAAGACCTATTCAAAGAGGCCGGTCTCAGGCTCAAAGGCGGTGTTCTCCAGGTGCTTGCCTCCTATTACAGCATAAAGGGAGAAGATAGCTACTTCAACAACAACCTGCTCATCCACATAGGAGCGGGAAATACAGAAGTTCTCTACTTCAGGGAGGATAAGCCGGTCCTCCTGAAGCACGTTCCCTTCGGAGGAGAGGACATAATAAAGTTCATAATCCAGAAGCTCAAGGTGAGCCGCCAGGAGGCGGAGAGGCTGTACAGGGAGTACGGATACGCCTACGCCTTCGCCGTTAACCAGGAGGAGACAATAGACATAAACTACGGTAAGAAGGTGAGGAAGGCTCCAAAAGTGCTGATTGCGGCGCTTATACACCTGAAGCTCAAGGAGCTGTTCAAGGACATAATCTCCGACTTGAACGAGAAGGACCCCAGCTTCATAGAGAACCTAAACAGGGTTTACCTAACCGGCGGCTTGACAAACTTAAAAGAGATAACCACTTTAACCGAGAAGGTGTTTAAAGCCCCCGCAGAGGTTGCAAAGCCCAAGGGAACAGACGACCCCACCCTGGCCCCTATAGTGGGGGTTGTGAACTACGTTAGGTCCCTTAACAACAGCGAGAGAATTGAAGACGTTAAAGAGGACCTGATAAAAGAGCCCGGAGGCTCCGGCAGTATCTTCCAAATAATCCGCAGGTTCATCTTAGACCTTATATAG
- a CDS encoding NAD(P)/FAD-dependent oxidoreductase yields the protein MAPKVLVLGGGIGGVEAAFALCHKCFNVELISDRDYLYIYPISIWIPTHEYNWEDVTLPLEEVARVNGFKFTKGKVERISVAEKRVYLEDGTVKEYDYLVIALGGSKVKHKGSEHFLSICGHPEESLKLRERIDQLIKQGGGVIAAGFGGNPKDPSGVRGGPAFEFVFNLDCYFKKLGVRDKFQLHFFAPMPKPGIRLGEKNAEKAYKMLDKLGIKRHFGKKIKEFKPDGVLFEDDTFLKTDLTMFIPATNGHPVFQRSDLPLNEAGFIKIEPTCAVEGTDETVWAIGDSAALEGPKWKAKQGHLAEVMARIVARNLENKVKGDPKREDYIHHLHILCLMDMGPCWMSGALVLRDDKKAIMMPLPFIGHSLKKLWGWYYKASKLKKVPRIPGFDAP from the coding sequence ATGGCCCCGAAGGTTCTTGTCTTGGGAGGAGGTATAGGAGGGGTAGAGGCCGCATTTGCGCTGTGCCACAAATGCTTTAACGTTGAGCTTATATCCGATAGAGACTACCTCTACATCTACCCCATATCCATCTGGATACCTACCCACGAGTACAACTGGGAAGATGTAACCCTTCCCCTTGAAGAAGTGGCCAGGGTGAACGGCTTCAAGTTCACCAAAGGTAAAGTGGAGCGGATAAGCGTAGCCGAAAAGAGGGTCTACCTTGAAGACGGAACGGTAAAGGAGTACGACTACCTGGTTATAGCCCTCGGCGGGAGCAAGGTGAAGCACAAGGGGAGCGAGCACTTCCTCTCCATCTGCGGTCACCCTGAAGAGTCTTTAAAGCTCAGGGAGAGAATAGACCAGCTGATAAAACAGGGAGGCGGCGTTATCGCCGCAGGATTTGGCGGGAACCCCAAAGACCCCTCCGGAGTTAGAGGAGGCCCCGCCTTTGAGTTTGTGTTTAACCTCGACTGCTACTTTAAAAAGCTCGGCGTTCGCGATAAATTCCAGCTTCACTTCTTCGCCCCCATGCCCAAACCGGGTATCCGGCTGGGGGAGAAAAACGCCGAGAAGGCCTACAAGATGCTCGACAAACTGGGAATAAAGCGCCACTTCGGCAAGAAAATCAAAGAGTTTAAGCCCGACGGCGTTCTCTTTGAAGACGACACCTTTTTAAAAACCGACCTTACAATGTTTATACCCGCAACCAACGGCCACCCCGTTTTCCAGCGTTCCGACCTTCCCCTTAACGAGGCGGGCTTTATCAAAATAGAGCCCACCTGTGCCGTTGAGGGAACCGACGAAACCGTTTGGGCCATAGGAGACAGCGCCGCCCTTGAAGGCCCTAAGTGGAAAGCGAAGCAGGGCCACCTTGCCGAAGTTATGGCGAGAATCGTGGCGAGGAACCTTGAGAACAAGGTGAAGGGAGACCCCAAGAGGGAAGACTACATCCACCACCTCCACATCCTCTGCCTTATGGATATGGGACCCTGTTGGATGAGCGGCGCTCTCGTTCTCAGAGACGACAAAAAGGCCATAATGATGCCCCTGCCCTTCATAGGCCACTCCCTCAAAAAACTGTGGGGCTGGTACTACAAGGCGAGTAAGCTCAAGAAAGTTCCGAGAATACCCGGATTTGACGCGCCCTAA
- a CDS encoding cell division protein FtsQ/DivIB, which yields MKRALLLAVAVLIAVGLATYAVLTAPSKLKSIEISIVERHGNWKGRISEFLLSMVQPGQNITPETVEELKETLNSLPWVRHSEVSASGDVLKVRVWETRPSLYIFYNGNTYVIGENDFVLDRVPGIPKGVTVLYYSGKTPPFTVENGFLKLKKTVKMEIKLTEDKVKQLQLKGKPPEILFTDTGVKLILGDNKVLVYLSPEANSWHNFQHFREMAEGLNPGIYDFRFHDMLVRGRQQKCLNRKS from the coding sequence ATGAAGCGCGCCCTCCTTCTGGCCGTTGCAGTGCTAATAGCTGTCGGGCTGGCAACTTACGCGGTTTTAACCGCCCCGAGCAAACTCAAGAGCATAGAGATATCCATAGTTGAGCGCCACGGGAACTGGAAGGGGAGGATAAGCGAGTTCCTCCTCTCCATGGTTCAGCCGGGGCAGAACATAACTCCCGAAACGGTAGAGGAGCTAAAGGAAACCCTAAACAGCCTCCCCTGGGTGCGGCACTCGGAGGTGAGCGCCTCGGGAGACGTTCTAAAGGTTAGAGTATGGGAAACGAGGCCTTCTCTCTACATCTTCTACAACGGAAACACCTACGTAATCGGGGAGAACGACTTCGTTTTAGACAGAGTCCCCGGTATACCGAAAGGGGTCACGGTTCTCTACTACAGCGGTAAAACGCCGCCTTTTACAGTCGAAAACGGGTTTCTCAAATTAAAGAAAACTGTTAAAATGGAGATAAAACTAACCGAAGATAAGGTTAAGCAGTTGCAGCTTAAGGGTAAACCGCCCGAGATACTCTTTACGGACACAGGGGTGAAACTGATTCTGGGGGATAACAAGGTCCTTGTGTACCTGAGCCCCGAAGCCAACTCCTGGCACAACTTCCAACACTTCAGGGAGATGGCCGAAGGACTGAACCCCGGAATCTACGATTTCCGCTTTCACGACATGCTGGTAAGAGGGAGGCAGCAGAAATGCTTGAACAGAAAGTCTTAA
- a CDS encoding methyl-accepting chemotaxis protein, with the protein MFCSWEKREIEKLRKELDALRIENSRLKQNCEKLESEKEKMKEEVSQLSSQNMELRKKLKECEEKIKEMDNDIYMYQQILDSLMEEAIFLATPDFKPGRAGNVVVYANRRALEIANKWRDAFISEFGIDPDKIIGTSIHVFHKDPERVKELLKALRPGEHKKNADIPVGPYVMASYRHAIANRDGSIRYYMATWKDATAEKQIEKQLENSRRMFLQNLKATKQSLINNLATIVAISVAIRELKETLNLSKEQIEATEEIEKTVNKLVEVSNKLLENYKFVLKELENAERKTIESIDQMKYIRNITKEMEEVVKSLQAQTEQIDRVVEVITSITEQTNLLALNAAIEAARAGEAGRGFAVVADEVRKLAERTNKSAIEIREVVKNMREQMGRTAEITNRSVSAVEEGMNIFKDNQQTYSSLKNASEDVLKVINNLSDVVSVQKEKIDEIVENIHESNKLISSVREEADKIIKIAEKTDASLQKIWETFYIMDIGDASVLLEKLAKLGEFTNKVNDIIKGKFIENLAPDISVVAEADSLLRELSPQNKDIAELIKKYPELERFFADVEETLFEVKLLLKELLLAINNDNVEEIKQKEHDLSEVTNRLSDNLIKAIAAIIMANKEKSGERA; encoded by the coding sequence ATGTTCTGCTCTTGGGAGAAGAGGGAGATTGAGAAGTTAAGGAAAGAACTGGACGCTTTAAGGATTGAAAACAGCCGACTTAAACAGAACTGCGAGAAGCTGGAGAGTGAAAAGGAGAAAATGAAAGAGGAGGTATCCCAGCTCTCCAGCCAGAACATGGAGCTTCGGAAGAAGCTCAAGGAGTGTGAAGAGAAAATCAAAGAGATGGACAACGACATCTACATGTACCAGCAGATACTCGACTCCCTAATGGAGGAGGCCATATTCCTTGCAACTCCCGACTTTAAGCCCGGCAGGGCCGGAAACGTTGTGGTTTACGCCAACAGGAGGGCCTTAGAAATTGCAAACAAGTGGCGGGACGCCTTCATCTCCGAGTTCGGCATAGACCCAGACAAGATAATCGGCACCAGCATCCACGTATTCCACAAAGACCCCGAAAGGGTAAAGGAGCTTCTGAAGGCCCTCAGGCCGGGAGAGCACAAGAAGAACGCAGATATACCCGTAGGCCCCTACGTTATGGCCTCCTACCGCCACGCAATAGCAAACAGAGACGGCTCAATCCGCTACTACATGGCCACCTGGAAGGACGCAACGGCCGAAAAGCAGATAGAGAAGCAGCTTGAAAACTCCCGCCGCATGTTCCTCCAGAACCTTAAAGCCACAAAGCAGTCCCTCATAAACAACCTGGCCACTATAGTTGCCATATCGGTTGCAATAAGGGAGCTCAAAGAGACCCTTAACCTCTCCAAGGAGCAGATTGAGGCCACCGAGGAGATAGAGAAGACCGTAAACAAGCTGGTAGAAGTCTCGAACAAGCTGCTTGAAAACTACAAGTTCGTCCTTAAAGAGCTGGAGAACGCCGAGCGCAAGACCATAGAGTCTATCGACCAGATGAAGTACATAAGGAACATCACCAAGGAGATGGAGGAGGTGGTCAAGTCCCTCCAGGCACAAACGGAGCAGATAGACCGGGTAGTTGAGGTCATCACCTCTATCACAGAGCAGACAAACCTCCTTGCCCTCAACGCCGCAATAGAGGCCGCAAGGGCCGGTGAGGCCGGTAGGGGCTTTGCGGTTGTTGCAGACGAAGTAAGGAAGCTGGCAGAGAGGACCAACAAGTCTGCCATAGAGATTAGGGAAGTTGTTAAGAACATGAGAGAGCAGATGGGCAGAACCGCCGAGATAACCAACAGGAGCGTAAGCGCGGTGGAAGAGGGAATGAACATCTTCAAGGACAACCAGCAGACCTACTCCTCACTGAAAAACGCCTCCGAAGACGTTCTCAAAGTCATCAACAACCTCTCCGACGTTGTAAGCGTTCAGAAGGAGAAAATCGACGAGATAGTAGAGAACATCCACGAGTCCAACAAGCTCATCAGCTCCGTAAGGGAGGAGGCCGACAAGATTATCAAGATTGCCGAAAAGACAGACGCAAGCCTCCAGAAGATATGGGAGACCTTCTACATTATGGATATTGGCGACGCCTCCGTGCTGCTTGAGAAGTTGGCAAAACTGGGCGAGTTCACAAACAAGGTAAACGACATTATCAAGGGCAAGTTCATAGAGAACCTCGCCCCCGACATCTCCGTAGTGGCCGAGGCCGACTCGCTGCTTAGGGAGCTGAGCCCGCAGAACAAGGATATTGCCGAGCTCATAAAGAAGTACCCCGAGCTCGAGAGGTTCTTTGCCGATGTGGAGGAGACCCTCTTTGAGGTTAAACTGCTGCTCAAGGAGCTCCTCCTGGCGATTAACAACGACAACGTAGAGGAGATTAAGCAGAAAGAGCACGACCTCAGCGAGGTTACAAACAGGCTCTCCGACAACCTCATCAAGGCCATTGCGGCCATTATCATGGCAAACAAAGAGAAAAGCGGTGAAAGGGCGTAA
- a CDS encoding chemotaxis protein CheA — MKVNIPEELQEILEEFLVEAEEILENLDQDLVDLENNPEDKELLNKIFRGMHTLKGGAGFLNLTPIVEIAHRIEDIFNKLRNDELKLTPEIMDIILEGIDQLKTALQMLKEDGELPEMSEIENLLKNLDSVLEGGSPSSATSGGEEKKESEGKEAEEYEFVEGISDKLKELIKQYPDKDLAGILEEIILMPPDKRPMEVIPEIEKLIEEGKDIKDLIKPKKKEEPQEQKPQPEQPQPKPQQTQKQPQPQQQSSKKTAKESKPAKKTTETIRVDVERVENLMNLVGEIVLDRNRILRVTADVERECRSEEVEKLVEAVTSLDRTVSDLQVAVMKLRMQPIKKIFSKFPRLVRDLARKLNKKVQLIIEGEDTELDRSILDKLEDPLIHLVRNALDHGIEPPEERIAKGKPEVGTIRLFAYHEGDHIVVGIQDDGRGIDPEKVKKKALEKGLITPEQAAQMSDKEAYELIFLPGFSTADKVSDVSGRGVGMDVVANTIHSLRGSIEIDSEPGKGTTIILKLPLTVAIIRSLMIGVNGQVYAVPLHAVIEVVRYDDSLVKDVGSFKSFMLRDEVLPLFSLNELLELEDKNSKHFVVIVKVGERYIAVSIENLYGEEEIVIKSLGELLADIPGIAGATIAGDGRVVLILDLNSLLSDYKVKLIGAKR, encoded by the coding sequence ATGAAGGTAAACATACCGGAAGAGCTTCAAGAGATACTGGAGGAGTTCTTAGTAGAGGCAGAGGAGATACTGGAGAACCTGGACCAAGACCTCGTAGACCTTGAGAACAACCCGGAAGACAAAGAGCTCCTGAACAAAATCTTCCGGGGAATGCACACCCTTAAAGGGGGAGCGGGGTTCTTAAACCTTACGCCGATAGTTGAGATAGCCCACCGTATAGAGGACATCTTCAACAAACTCCGTAACGACGAGCTGAAGCTCACGCCGGAGATAATGGACATTATCCTGGAGGGCATAGACCAGCTCAAAACGGCCCTCCAGATGCTCAAAGAAGATGGCGAGCTGCCGGAGATGTCCGAAATAGAGAACCTCCTAAAGAACCTTGATTCAGTATTAGAGGGGGGCTCACCCTCCTCAGCCACCTCCGGCGGCGAGGAGAAAAAGGAGAGCGAAGGTAAAGAGGCGGAAGAGTACGAGTTTGTTGAAGGCATCTCCGATAAACTGAAGGAGCTGATTAAACAGTACCCCGACAAGGACCTTGCGGGGATACTCGAAGAGATAATTCTGATGCCTCCGGACAAACGTCCTATGGAGGTAATCCCCGAAATAGAGAAGCTTATAGAGGAAGGCAAAGATATAAAAGACCTCATAAAACCGAAGAAAAAGGAAGAGCCTCAGGAGCAAAAGCCCCAACCCGAGCAACCCCAACCCAAACCGCAACAGACCCAGAAACAGCCCCAACCCCAACAGCAGAGCTCCAAAAAGACGGCGAAAGAGAGCAAACCTGCCAAAAAGACAACGGAAACCATAAGGGTAGACGTTGAAAGGGTAGAAAACCTGATGAACCTGGTCGGGGAAATCGTCCTCGACAGGAACAGAATCCTGAGGGTAACGGCAGACGTAGAGAGGGAGTGTAGAAGCGAAGAGGTTGAAAAGCTGGTTGAAGCGGTCACCAGCCTCGACAGAACCGTTAGCGACCTTCAGGTTGCCGTTATGAAGCTGCGTATGCAGCCGATTAAGAAGATATTCAGCAAGTTCCCGAGGCTGGTGAGGGACCTTGCGAGGAAGCTCAACAAAAAGGTTCAGCTCATCATAGAGGGTGAAGATACAGAGCTCGACCGCTCAATCCTCGATAAACTGGAAGACCCGCTGATTCACCTTGTAAGGAACGCCCTCGACCACGGAATAGAGCCGCCGGAAGAGCGGATAGCCAAAGGTAAACCGGAAGTCGGAACGATAAGGCTCTTTGCCTACCACGAGGGCGACCACATAGTTGTCGGCATCCAAGACGACGGAAGGGGCATAGACCCCGAAAAGGTTAAAAAGAAAGCCCTGGAGAAAGGCCTCATAACACCGGAACAGGCCGCCCAGATGAGCGACAAAGAGGCCTACGAACTCATATTCCTGCCCGGCTTCTCCACCGCAGACAAGGTGAGCGACGTTTCCGGCAGGGGAGTGGGAATGGACGTTGTTGCAAACACAATCCACTCCCTAAGGGGCTCTATAGAGATAGACAGCGAGCCGGGCAAGGGGACAACCATTATTCTGAAGCTCCCCCTCACGGTTGCAATCATCAGGAGCCTTATGATAGGGGTAAACGGCCAAGTTTACGCCGTTCCCCTCCACGCGGTTATAGAAGTTGTCCGCTACGACGACAGCCTTGTGAAAGACGTAGGGAGCTTCAAAAGCTTCATGCTCCGCGACGAAGTCCTGCCGCTCTTCTCGCTGAACGAGCTGCTTGAGCTGGAGGACAAAAACTCCAAGCACTTTGTAGTAATCGTTAAAGTGGGAGAGCGCTACATAGCCGTCTCCATAGAGAACCTCTACGGCGAAGAGGAGATAGTAATCAAGTCGCTGGGCGAGCTCCTTGCAGACATACCCGGAATAGCGGGAGCAACAATAGCCGGAGACGGTAGGGTGGTTCTCATACTCGACCTCAACTCCCTGCTGTCGGACTACAAAGTAAAACTGATAGGGGCTAAGCGATGA
- a CDS encoding aminotransferase class IV, with amino-acid sequence MERFGLIETVRVEKGRAVLLDYHFKRISSSAEALSLPFNLSFEEFGKAVESAATYDPALVRFTLTESGYTLSSRPCIKRQEAALMPFYGVVRVYSDLSLHKTVDVMSSLYALKAAQSKGFDEALLFDCRGFVSEAAFANLFFVKGGVLFTPSLKCGALPGTRRAFIVDLARQMGLPVVEGFFSLEGLLSADEVFITSAREDTCPVVRVGSFSLPRPEGKPLWLRIREAIEWREKQGR; translated from the coding sequence ATGGAGAGATTCGGCCTTATAGAGACCGTTCGGGTAGAAAAGGGGAGGGCCGTTCTGCTCGACTACCACTTTAAGCGTATCTCCTCTTCGGCAGAGGCCCTCTCCCTTCCCTTTAACCTCTCCTTTGAGGAGTTCGGGAAGGCTGTAGAGTCTGCCGCCACCTACGATCCGGCCCTTGTCAGGTTTACCTTAACAGAGTCGGGCTATACCCTCTCTTCCCGCCCCTGTATAAAGCGGCAGGAGGCGGCTTTAATGCCTTTTTACGGAGTTGTCAGGGTTTACTCCGACCTTTCCCTTCATAAAACCGTAGACGTTATGTCCTCCCTCTACGCCTTAAAAGCGGCCCAGAGCAAGGGATTCGACGAGGCCCTCCTCTTTGACTGTAGAGGATTTGTTTCGGAGGCCGCCTTTGCAAACCTCTTCTTCGTAAAGGGAGGGGTTCTCTTTACCCCTTCTCTCAAGTGCGGGGCTCTGCCTGGAACGAGGCGGGCCTTTATAGTTGACCTTGCCCGCCAGATGGGGCTTCCGGTTGTGGAGGGGTTCTTCTCACTTGAGGGGCTTCTTAGTGCAGATGAGGTCTTTATAACGAGCGCCCGGGAGGATACCTGTCCGGTTGTCAGGGTGGGGAGCTTCAGCCTTCCCCGGCCCGAGGGAAAGCCCCTTTGGCTTCGCATAAGGGAGGCAATTGAGTGGAGGGAGAAGCAGGGGCGGTAA
- a CDS encoding chemotaxis protein CheW yields the protein MSNEEKKEINIVGVEELIGEIHEKEVQVIAFKLENELVSVPIEEVVEITSNRDVTPVPKAPSYVIGVMNLRGKIVPVVNLKEHLGIKFTIPEDIYKKNKIVIIDTPKGEVGVIVDKIIGSIKFPESDILPEPIGTIGIDVKFIQGVVQLEKDLLIILNIETIFNQEE from the coding sequence ATGAGCAACGAGGAGAAGAAAGAGATAAACATCGTAGGCGTAGAAGAGCTCATAGGGGAGATTCACGAAAAAGAGGTCCAAGTTATCGCCTTTAAGCTCGAGAACGAGCTGGTCAGCGTCCCCATAGAGGAGGTTGTGGAGATAACCAGCAACCGGGACGTAACCCCGGTTCCCAAGGCTCCCTCTTACGTTATAGGGGTTATGAACCTCAGGGGTAAAATCGTTCCGGTTGTAAACCTTAAAGAGCACCTCGGCATAAAGTTCACCATACCGGAAGACATCTATAAAAAGAACAAAATCGTGATAATAGATACCCCCAAAGGAGAAGTTGGGGTTATAGTAGACAAAATCATAGGCTCCATTAAGTTCCCCGAAAGCGACATACTCCCCGAACCGATAGGGACAATCGGCATAGACGTGAAGTTCATTCAGGGAGTTGTCCAACTTGAGAAGGACCTTCTCATAATACTAAACATTGAAACAATATTTAATCAGGAGGAGTAA
- a CDS encoding chemotaxis response regulator CheY, producing MGMPDPNIKILIVDDMAAMRKILKTLLAQLGYKNVDEAEDGKQALEILRQNPDKYGLVITDWNMPNMTGIELVQEIRKDEKLKHLPILMVTAEAKKENVLMAIKAGVNNYIVKPFTAETLKEKLEKIFSSLGK from the coding sequence ATGGGAATGCCCGACCCGAACATAAAAATCCTCATAGTGGACGATATGGCGGCTATGAGGAAGATTCTGAAAACGCTGCTTGCCCAGCTGGGCTACAAGAACGTAGACGAGGCCGAAGACGGCAAGCAGGCCCTTGAGATACTCCGCCAGAACCCCGACAAGTACGGGCTGGTAATAACCGACTGGAACATGCCCAACATGACCGGTATAGAGCTGGTTCAGGAGATAAGGAAGGACGAGAAGCTCAAACACCTCCCGATTCTGATGGTCACGGCGGAGGCAAAGAAGGAGAACGTTCTCATGGCCATAAAGGCCGGAGTTAACAACTACATCGTTAAGCCCTTTACGGCAGAAACCCTGAAGGAGAAACTCGAGAAGATATTCTCCTCCCTCGGGAAGTAG
- the ftsZ gene encoding cell division protein FtsZ, translated as MPVFDIADDLFQGPVIKVIGVGGGGGNAVARMFEMGIEGVEFIAINTDAQVLSRLPVPVKVQIGEKLTKGLGAGGKPEIGEQAALEDEPKIREVLEGADMVFITAGMGGGTGTGAAPIVAKVAKDMGILTVGVVTRPFDFEGRKRQEYAEVGIRRIKEFVDTLMVIPNQKLLTIAPKDMNILNAFKLADNVLYQAVKGITEVITRPGLINLDFADVKTVMHSGGYALIGIGEASGEDRALTAARKAIDNPLLENAQVEGASRILVNITGGSDLTLDEAYAAAGLIKERAKRDDTNFFFGVTVDEKLEGSIEVTVIATGFDEKGRALSTSFTEMSTYSSRSSNSEPPFQTRETVDELDIDLSSLLKELKED; from the coding sequence ATGCCCGTTTTTGACATAGCCGACGACCTGTTTCAGGGGCCGGTTATAAAGGTTATCGGCGTAGGGGGCGGAGGCGGAAACGCCGTAGCCCGAATGTTCGAGATGGGAATTGAAGGAGTTGAGTTTATAGCCATAAACACCGACGCTCAAGTTCTCTCAAGGCTTCCGGTTCCGGTAAAGGTTCAAATCGGTGAGAAGCTCACCAAAGGGCTCGGAGCAGGCGGCAAGCCGGAAATCGGCGAGCAGGCGGCCCTCGAGGACGAGCCGAAAATCAGGGAAGTTCTCGAAGGTGCCGACATGGTCTTTATAACCGCCGGCATGGGCGGCGGCACGGGAACCGGCGCAGCTCCTATAGTGGCAAAGGTTGCAAAGGACATGGGAATTCTGACCGTAGGCGTTGTAACGAGGCCTTTCGACTTCGAGGGCAGGAAGAGGCAGGAGTACGCAGAGGTAGGGATAAGGAGGATAAAAGAGTTTGTAGATACCCTGATGGTGATTCCGAACCAGAAGTTGCTAACGATTGCCCCCAAGGATATGAACATCTTAAACGCCTTTAAGCTGGCAGATAACGTCCTCTATCAGGCGGTTAAAGGGATAACAGAGGTTATCACAAGGCCGGGCCTTATAAACCTGGACTTTGCAGACGTTAAAACGGTTATGCACAGCGGCGGCTACGCCCTCATAGGAATAGGAGAGGCAAGCGGGGAAGACAGGGCCCTTACAGCGGCCCGCAAGGCCATAGACAACCCTCTCCTTGAGAACGCCCAGGTTGAGGGGGCCAGCAGGATACTGGTTAACATTACGGGAGGCAGCGACCTTACCCTCGATGAGGCCTACGCCGCAGCCGGCCTCATAAAGGAGAGGGCAAAGAGGGACGATACGAACTTCTTCTTCGGCGTAACGGTAGACGAGAAGCTGGAGGGTTCCATAGAGGTTACCGTTATAGCCACAGGCTTCGACGAGAAGGGAAGAGCGCTGAGCACCTCGTTCACCGAGATGAGTACCTACTCTTCAAGGTCTTCCAACTCTGAGCCGCCGTTCCAGACGAGGGAGACGGTAGACGAGCTGGATATAGACCTTTCGAGCCTGCTGAAGGAGCTCAAAGAGGACTAA